The Rhizoctonia solani chromosome 14, complete sequence genome has a segment encoding these proteins:
- a CDS encoding Sugar (and other) transporter, translating to MAQFKIRGAPVGRAAIMLAVMASMGGFIFGYDTGQISDILLMEDFLQRFATCSDRSDASTCHFNTWIEGLIVALLSVGTAIGALIGAPTADFFGRRIAMSLECAVFSIGVIIQVTAFQAWYQIMIGRFISGLGVGALSAAVPLYQAECAPKQLRGTLTGTYQLFITFGILVAYCISIGTRETYNSASWRVVIAIGLVWAIILGVGILFMPESPRWLLKRGRSAEAERSIARIRGARVEDRDDHVVRDLHEMQDSVKYEQSLSKAGWLDCFRPQRKTLYRTLLGMSLQSLQQLTGANYFFYYGATIFNSVGIEDSFVTQIILGAVNFGCTFLGLYVMERFGRRVPLMVGGVWQAIWLFIFAAAGTARDPTLPENQNIGKLMIVSACLFILGYASTWAPGIWILIGETFPTRTRAKQGALATASNWVWNFLIAFFTPLITRKITYRYGFIFASCNLLGAVVVFFFLYESSSLSLEAVDVMYNDPKVKPWNSRSWEPPADYGYSGRDDLVDQTRAHDANKPVVRHNEKAPGETDASGSGSRTASSDGHRSVDAMVNNGTNKV from the exons ATGGCTCAGTTCAAGATTCGTGGTGCCCCCGTGGGGCGTGCAGCCATCATGTTGGCTGTCATGGCGTCCATGGGTGGTTTTATCTTCG GCTATGACACTGGCCAGATTAGCGATATATTGCTTATGGAGGATTTTCTACAACGATTCGCGACTTGTAGTGATCGCAGCGATGCGTCTACATGTCACTTCAATACATGGATCGAAGGGTTAATTGTTGCTCTTTTGTCGGTCGGTACCGCTATTGGTGCTTTGATCGGAGCACC AACTGCTGATTTCTTTGGCCGTCGCATCGCCATGTCACTCGAATGCGCTGTGTTTTCCATCGGCGTTATCATCCAAGTAACTGCGTTCCAAGCATGGTATCAGATTATGATTGGCAGGTTCATTTCTGGCTTGGGAGTGGGCGCATTGTCTGCAGCAGTACCTCTCTACCAGGCCGAATGTGCTCCCAAACAGCTGCGTGGTACTCTGACGGGAACATACCAGt TATTTATTACATTTGGTATCCTTGTCGCGTACTGTATCAGCATTGGCACACGCGAGACCTACAACTCGGCGTCCTGGAGGGTAGTCATCGCAATTGGCCTTGTCTGGGCAATCATTTTAGGGGTTGGAATATTATTT ATGCCCGAGTCTCCTCGCTGGCTCTTGAAGCGCGGTCGTTCTGCTGAGGCCGAACGGAGCATTGCTCGTATACGCGGAGCCAGGGTCGAAGACCGAGATGATCATGTC GTTCGCGATCTCCACGAAATGCAAGACAGCGTCAAGTACGAGCAGAGTCTGAGCAAAGCGGGTTGGCTCGACTGCTTCCGTCCTCAGCGCAAGACTCTGTACCGTACCCTTCTTGGCATGAGCTTGCAGTCGCTGCAGCAGCTGACGGGCGCTAACTACTTCTTCTACTAC GGAGCAACCATCTTCAACTCTGTGGGTATCGAAGACTCGTTTGTCACCCAGATCATTCTTGGCGCGGTCAACTTTGGATGCACTTTCTTGGGATTGTATGTCATGGAAAGG TTTGGACGCCGAGTCCCCCTGATGGTCGGAGGTGTTTGGCAAGCCATCTGGCTCTTTATTTTCGCGGCGGCAGGCACCGCACGCGACCCCACACTACCCGAGAACCAAAACATTGGAAAGCTCATGATTGTCTCTGCTTGTCTCTTCATTTTGGGATACGCCTCGACTTGGGCGCCTGGTATCTGGATTCTTATTGGTGAAACCTTCCCCACCCGAACTCGTGCCAAGCAAGGTGCATTGGCTACTGCGAGCAATTGG GTCTGGAACTTCCTCATCGCATTCTTCACTCCTCTCATCACCCGTAAGATCACATATCGTTACGGGTTTATCTTTGCCTCTTGTAATCTCCTTGGGGCTG TTGTCGTATTCTTTTTCTTGTACGAGTCGTCCAGTCTTTCCCTCGAGGCAGTCGACGTCATGTACAACGACCCCAAGGTCAAACCATGGAACTCTCGCAGCTGGGAACCTCCTGCGGACTACGGTTACTCTGGCCGCGACGATCTCGTTGACCAAACGCGTGCTCACGATGCGAAC
- a CDS encoding carbohydrate esterase family 16 protein — translation MVTLSDSRLPTPSEMEPHLQRPSGSVYPGANGVLAAPKSLKNLVAFGDSYTDKVNVGDGGIPWPLYVESYSNRTVSVYDFARSGGTCSNKITPRPFPPVMETQVPTYTANVTTKSGNTQIIGPNGTYVPLASKDTLYSIWIGTNDVGAGALLTDPLPGISIVNTTSCVFDWMKALYDQGARNFLLQNMVPLHLAPMYAADGYPTKFWSAPHNQTEWSILMAELVRSGNELWALRTKYIAPSLFPGARIGLFDSYGLFLDIYNNPAKYLVGPTYNVKDVVNACKFPYDNGTLVCNTQPQSKRDSYLWWDELHPSEQANRVVARHILNVLKGQSDPWVSWYGAK, via the exons ATGGTCACGCTGTCTGACTCGCGCTTACCTACTCCATCCGAAATGGAACCTCATTTGCAACGACCTTCAGGCTCAGTTTACCCTG GAGCCAATGGCGTTTTGGCGGCTCCCAAGTCTCTGAAAAATTTGGTCGCTTTCGGAGATTCATACACCGACAAGGTCAACGTTGGTGACG GCGGAATCCCATGGCCGCTCTATGTCGAATCTTATTCCAACCGTACTGTTTCGGTTTATGACTTTGCACGCTCCGGAGGAACTTGCTCTAACAAGATTACACCCCGCCCTTTCCCACCTGTAATGGAAACTCAAGTTCCGACCTACACAGCGAATGTTACAACCAAGTCTGGGAATACACAAATCATTGGCCCAAATGGAACCTACGTCCCACTAGCCAGCAAAGATACCTTGTATTCCATCTGGATTG GTACAAACGACGTCGGTGCG GGCGCACTTTTGACCGACCCTCTCCCGGGTATCTCGATCGTAAACACCACATCGTGCGTGTTTGATTGGATGAAGGCGCTGTACGACCAAGGAGCTCGCAACTTTTTGCTGCAGAAC ATGGTCCCGCTTCACCTTGCTCCCATGTACGCCGCAGATGGGTATCCCACCAAGTTCTGGAGTGCACCGCATAACCAGACCGAGTGGAGCATCCTTATGGCTGAGTTGGTTCGTTCCGGAAATGAGCTCTGGGCGCTTCGTACCAAGTACATTGCTCCTTCTTTGTTCCCGGGTGCACGCATCG GGCTATTTGATTCATATGGCCTATTTTTGGATATTTACAATAACCCGGCTAAATACCTCGTTGGGCCGACATACAACGTGAAGGATGTGGTCAACGCGTGTAAATTCCCATACGATAACGGCACTCTTGTATGCAATACCCAACCCCAATCCAAGAGGGACTCATATCTCTG GTGGGACGAACTGCATCCTTCTGAGCAGGCAAATCGCGTCGTCGCACGTCATATCTTGAACGTTCTCAAGGGCCAGAGCGACCCATGGGTCTCCTGGTATGGTGCAAAATAA
- a CDS encoding carbohydrate esterase family 16 protein, with amino-acid sequence MPGKHPNVCLTKALTLGAALICHIDAVKAGFPSIKNLVTFGDSFMDEFGIGSAYNANVTHEYDGVTYIKSPESGDYVPLITEETMMSIWIGTNDVGYDSLLMNPQEGVSVVNTTACVLDWMKVLYDQGMRNFLLQNMIPLYRAPFYSPDGYNNKYWNVPHNQTEWSILMAEMVQASNELYALRTKYIAPSQFPGARIGLFDSFGLFNDIYNNPWKYLVGPDYNVKDAINACRYPEGSSELICVNQPPEVHDSFLWWDEIHPSEQTNRVIARHLLAALKGTSPFVSWYGSVYAS; translated from the exons ATGCCAGGAAAACACCCCAATGTCTGCCTCACCAAAGCACTCACACTGGGAGCAGCTTTGATATGTCACATCGACGCTGTGAAGGCGGGGTTTCCATCCATCAAGAACCTGGTGACTTTTGGAGACTCATTTATGGATGAGTTTGGTATCGGTAGTG CCTACAATGCCAATGTAACCCACGAGTACGATGGAGTTACATACATCAAATCACCAGAAAGTGGAGATTACGTCCCTCTCATCACCGAAGAGACCATGATGTCTATTTGGATTGGTACAAACGATGTTG GCTACGATTCACTTTTGATGAACCCTCAAGAGGGCGTGTCAGTCGTAAATACAACTGCGTGTGTACTTGATTGGATGAAGGTACTGTATGATCAGGGTATGCGTAACTTCTTGCTACAGAAT ATGATCCCTCTCTACCGAGCGCCCTTTTACTCGCCGGATGGGTATAATAACAAGTACTGGAATGTACCGCATAATCAAACCGAATGGAGCATTTTAATGGCTGAAATGGTTCAAGCTAGCAACGAGTTGTATGCACTACGGACAAAGTACATTGCCCCTTCACAATTCCCGGGAGCACGGATCG GCTTGTTTGATTCGTTTGGGTTATTCAACGACATATATAATAACCCATGGAAATATCTGGTCGGTCCCGATTACAACGTGAAGGATGCAATCAATGCATGTCGATATCCCGAAGGAAGCTCGGAACTGATTTGCGTAAATCAGCCACCAGAAGTACACGACTCGTTTCTTTG GTGGGACGAGATCCATCCTTCGGAACAGACAAACCGTGTTATCGCTCGCCATCTGTTGGCAGCTTTGAAAGGCACGAGTCCCTTTGTATCTTGGTACGGGTCCGTGTATGCGTCCTGA
- a CDS encoding rhamnogalacturonate lyase → MPPVEKTSGDITSMLFNGIQAQDQTKRSHISSGIGATCTWSKIGNYIKIPCVTSTLTHYYIAQYKNPGIHMATYITAEPSVGELRFIARLNAATLPNGPTASKIAGSSSTVEGSDVFVVSGQTRSKFYSSRQFIDDKVHGVTGSNIGAYMVIPGTGYESSSGGPFFRDIDNQSGAQQEVYFYMNSGHAQTESYRMGLHGPYLLQFTTGAAPSADISLAFWDGMGVTGWVPTSGRGYVKGKASGAPSAFANLVVVGWSNSNSQYWARADSSGNFYSPAMKPGTYTMTMYKSELAVATESVTVTAGGTITNNIQSQEANPTVIWQIGDFDGTPRGFLNSDMIETMHPSDQRMHEWLRTYTVGQQDIGYFPMAIFKDIGPVTVRFGLSSSQLGARTLEIGVTLAFAGGRPQVTINGWTGPAPPAPSQPDSRGVTRGTWRGNNTRYTVSIPSGVLISSAVNVMTITVISGSSGTQYLSPNVVVDAVRLY, encoded by the exons ATGCCCCCAGTTGAGAAGACTTCCGGTGATATTACTTCCATGTTGTTCAATGGTATTCAGGCTCAGGATCAAACTAAGCGCAGCCACATT TCATCTGGAATTGGCGCAACTTGTACTTGGAGTAAAATTGGTAACTACATCAAGATTCCATGCGTGACCAGCACATTGACGCA CTACTATATTGCCCAGTACAAAAACCCTGGTATTCATATGGCCACCTA TATCACCGCGGAACCTTCGGTCGGAGAGCTGCGATTCATTGCTCGCCTAAATGCTGCTACTCTTCCTAACGGACCGACAGCATCTAAAATTGCCGGTTCTTCGAGTACCGTCGAAGGTAGCGATGTCTTTGTTGTTAGCGGCCAAACTCGTTCGAAGT TTTACTCCTCGCGCCAATTCATCGATGACAAAGTTCACGGA GTCACTGGTTCGAATATTGGCGCATACATGGTCATTCCCGGAACTGGCTACGAGTCTTCCTCTGGAGGACCCTTCTTCCGAGA TATTGACAACCAAAGCGGCGCTCAACAAGAAGTCTATTTCTATATGAACTCGGGCCATGCTCAGACCGAGTCTTACCGCATGGGCTTACACGGTCCTTACTTGCTCCAATTCACCACCGGAGCTGCTCCTTCGGCCGATATCA GTTTAGCGTTCTGGGATGGAATGGGAGTTACCGGCTGGGTTCCTACCTCTGGCCGCGGATATGTAAAAGGAAAAGCAAGTGGTGCACCCTCTGCCTTCGCTAACTTGGTTGTCGTCGGGTGGTCCAACTCCAATTCACAATACTG GGCTCGTGCCGATTCCAGCGGCAACTTCTACTCACCGGCTATGAAACCAGGAACCTACACTATGACCA TGTACAAGAGCGAGCTTGCTGTCGCCACTGAATCTGTTACGGTTACTGCCGgaggcactatcaccaacaACATTCAGTCTCAGGAAGCCAACCCTACCGTCATTTGGCAGATCGGTGATTTCGACGGAACACCCCGAGGGTTCCTAAATTCCGA TATGATTGAGACCATGCA CCCTTCAGATCAAAG GATGCACGAATGGCTCCGCACTTACACAGTCGGTCAGCAGGATATCGGATATTTCCCCATGGCGATCTTTAAGGATATTGGTCCGGTAACCGTGCGTTTCGGACTCAGCAGCTCTCAGCTCGGAGCTCGCACTCTTGAAATAGGTGTTACCCTTGCATTCGCCG GTGGACGTCCGCAAGTCACGATCAATGGCTGGACTGGACCTGCTCCCCCGGCTCCTAGCCAACCTGACAGCCGTGGCGTAACCCGAGGCACATGGCGTGGCAAT AACACCCGGTACACCGTTAGCATTC CTTCTGGTGTCTTGATTTCGAGTGCAGTAAACGTGATGACTATCACCGTTATCTCAGGTTCTTCTGGAACACAGTACTT GTCCCCGAACGTTGTTGTTGACGCTGTTCGCCTGTACTAA
- a CDS encoding signal peptidase complex catalytic subunit Sec11 produces the protein MVISTGLMVWKGLGLATNTESPIVVVLSGSMEPAFYRGDLLFLTNFPNVPYQIGDITVYKIPGQDIPIVHRVLETHTQNASLPTEQLLLTKGDNNSLDDIELYRGLRWLERKHIVGKVQGFLPYVGYATIAMNDFPQLKYALLGGLGLMALIQRE, from the exons ATGGTTATTTCTACTGGGTtgatggtgtggaagggTCTGGGATTAGCTACAAATACCGAAAGTCCTATTGTAGTCGTGCTAAG TGGGTCTATGGAACCCGCCTTTTACCGTGGCGATCTTTTGTTCCTGACCAACTTCCCGAACGTACCGTACCAGATTGGAGATATTACGGTATACAAGATTCCCGGCCAAGATATTCCAATTGTGCACCGAGTCCTTGAAACCCATACCCA AAATGCATCACTACCCACCGAGCAGCTTTTGTTGACAAAGGGCGACAATAATTCGCTCGATGACATTGAGCTCTACCGAGGTTTGCGATGGCTAGAGCGTAAACATATCGTCGGCAAGGTTCAAGG GTTCTTGCCTTACGTAGGATATGCTACGATTGCGATG AACGATTTCCCACAATTGAAGTATGCATTGCTTGGAGGACTGGGCTTGATGGCTTTGATTCAACGGGAATAG